The Malus domestica chromosome 08, GDT2T_hap1 genomic interval GATCGACGAACACAGCGCAAGCAACAatggcgattgataccatgttaatgtAGACAGAGGAAGATCGAAGGAGAATATCAAAGttcaatagagagagagagagaacaagattttagagagagaactTGTAATATTAATCTTTCTTAATCACAAAGTAATTACAACGATGTACTTATATGAAAGACTATTTGTCTAACTCACTATCTGACTAAGATTTACAACCTTTGGACATATGGCATAATCCTAGCCACTGTCTATATCTTTACAGTCTTTTCCATTGGCTTGtctaccaccatcactttgcaaGACTCCTAATCACATCACATCACCTCATCATTGATTATGATTATCtccttttctcttttcattctttttcatttccttctttcacattcttttttttctttttttttaattaaaaattaatataaaatattgatataaTTTAACCGTGAtcgttcaaataaaaaaagaaaaagaaaaaaaaaagagaatccGACTCCATCTCAATTTTTCCAAACCATCCAAGTCTTCAAGTGGACTTCAAATTATCATCGCcaccatccaaaaacccataAATACTTTTCAAAACAAAACGGATCGACGGATAAGTCATTCAAAACGTTAGAATGATTAGGATAAGCCATGATTAAATCCATGCAATGCCACTCAGTCCGTTGAAGACCATGTGAAATAGGAACTCAATTTCTCCACGCTCATAAAATATTTCCACCAGATAATTACTACAAAAATTCAATAATGATAtcttagaaaatattaaaattcaatGGCCTTCAATTAGACAGGCAGATGATGCAAAGTCCGGTACACACAATTTATTTTTGATAAATTTTGTTGTTCATAAATAAGCACAAAAAGAGAATGTCTCGTCGGCCAAAAAAGCAGACGAATGATGGGTGGAGGTGCATCAACTACGACATGCTTAAGAAATCTAAGTGGGAAGCGCATTATATGCTTGTGCATGACAGATGATCATTATTGCAGAAAAAATATCCGATGGAGTGGTAGTCCTTAAAATATCAGAGGAAATGAAAAAGCCTATGTTGAATGAGCTATCAGTGtcaattagtaatttaaaaattaatttcgaTATGAAATctattataattattaatatCTTAATAGTTTGTGCATGACATTTTGATTTAATTATTGATGATACACTAACCTGATGAATTACATTGACGACATATTCAAGAGGTGTTATGACACATCTCGATCCGAAATGTTCACATTGACTTCGAATCGAGCTATGTTGGCTAACACCatgagggtgacgaagccataaagtgtagtgatgtggaaatgtaagtaaatttaaacctaaaagtgcctaaatgtaaGAGTACGCTTGTAAGCGAGAATGAACCTacttcacacgtgatgttagaCCTTTCGTAAATAAACACATGGTGTCTATAATCACATAATCTCacataagcaaacatatcatatcaagTGCTTATTGACatatgctaacacacgagttcatgcagaggtattctgaTATAAATAGGACTGGGtagtactacaatcatgtgaagactggcgctataCACATCACTTacaagtcctaattgcctagagcaatctaggacaggactgacacctacaatggatccaaagtgagcaaaCAGtgggatgtgaacatacacgtgaaagactgacCCTGGCCCTGGGCGAGTACTACCACTGGTTCAACACAGGATGAATATATAACGTAAATATGAACATGCCACAGTAAttcgataattctagtcaacataatatTATTCATAGCCGTAAATCTAATTAAGGCATCCCATAGGATTTATAATAACTTCCTAATTCTCATCGTTACGTCATTTCCTATAAACGTTAATTTAACTATGGCATCACATAGAAAATTTGTTATTAGatgtatatatggaaactaaacaaatatatatactatatcaaAGAAAAGACCCATTCACAAATCATGTCATCGGGTCGAACCTACCTCGTGGGTATCGAAGATCCTTGCTATGCATTTCACATAGAAAGGAAACCATTTACGTAAATAAGTAACGTACTAACGCATATAAGCGTTTTTGTACAAAGTACGACTAAAAAATAAACTATTAAAACggtcaaattttgaaaaatagacAGCGGATTCAGATCGGCATGTCGAGAAACCTAAGGAAAAACATCGGGTTCCTCCACATGCTACCACACGCCACCACAAGGTGGCTACACAGGCAACCACTCACCAACCACCCTTACGTGTCCACACGTGCCCACGTTCCCATGAGTACACTTGTACTCATCTTCCTTGCGAAGCATAGGTTCGGCTTGATTTCTGGGCCAACTTCCAAAGCTAATATCTAGCTCAATTCACCACCAAAATCGATGGTTCAAAAACTAATTTGAAGCTAGAAATGAAGGGAACAAAACCATACCAAAGTTGAGGCCCAACGGAGGCCGGAGATGGCCTGAAAAAGCGTCCAAAAGTGGCTCGATAGCCACGGTTCCTTCATTCCAAAAATCTGGGGAATCTTCTCTAACTTGTTTTCTGCACTAAATCACCCCCAATCACAATTTTAAGGTTTAAAACATTAAGAGTTCAAAGTAAGAACGTTTTTTAGGTTGAGGGTGGTCCCCAGGCTCATCATGGTGGAGTTGTCACGAGATCGCAGGAAAATAGGTGCTTATGCTAGTTCCTGGATCCGAGAGAGGCAGAGTGAGATGAGGGAGAGGAAATCATGACAGAAGGTGGAAGTTCGTGACCAGTGTAGgtttgtggtggtggtgctcaTCATTCCGGCGAGGGTGGTGTGGTGTGGTTTTTACACctgcagagagagaaagacgagGAGAAGCTGAGAGAAAGAGGGAGTGTAAAGGTAAAGAGATGAAATCTTTTAGGAAGAGAGATAAATGAGAgttgaaagaaagagagaggtcTGAAAGATTAGGGAACATAGGGAGTGGGGAGAGAATGGGTTATGGGCCCTACTAGCTCACAAAACAATAGACAAaaggtaaaacaaaaaaatatctcCGCAATGTGAAATTACTGAAATGCCCTTCATGTTTGTAGTTCCATAATATCTCCATTGTAACTCCAAATTCGAATGCGCTTACGCAAACGCATTCGTATCATCGAGTAATTCAAGAATACGATAAAATAATTGCTCATACGCATCACGAAATGATGGTGAATGAAAGTTAACAATCTCGCCTCTAGgatcattttcgtcaattcactctTTTGAATTAATAAAACGTAAAATAAGGGAAGGGTTTGTTAAGAGCTTTAGTTAagttttaattaagttttcatTAAGTTTTCAATTAAATAATGCTGACTAATTATATAGAGACTTAGTCAATCACAAGTCCTAGTTTGTAGGAGTTGTGGATGAGGATGTTCACCGCGATTAGGTTTGCTTCCGTTGCTTAGGGATGACAACTCTCTACAAAATATAACCTTTAAAACTGTAACCTTCCTTTGAAATTAATGAGAAGAACAGTTCACTATTTTACGTGAGTTTTCATTCTTAAGAGCTCTGCTAGGGTTCTTGAAAGAGTTATAGGTTTATTAAAACCAACATTTGGTATACAAGCCAGTTTTTAGGGATCTCAGCAAGAAACAATGTCAAGTGAGAAGGCAACTCAAAGCTTTGTGCAGCCAGCCATTCCTAAGGCAACTGAAAGCTTTGTGCAACCAGCCATTCCTAAGTTCGATGGTCATTATGACCATTGGAGCATGTTGATGGAAAATTTCCTGAGGTCTAAAGAGTACTTTGACCTTATGGAAATGGGAATTGATATACCCGAAGGTATTTTAACAGTAGCACAACAAAAGAAGGTCGATGAACTGAAACTGAAAGATTTAAAGATAAAGATTTACCTATTCCAAGCGAAGATCCATTCTCGAAGCCATTCTTGAGAAGGATACCTCCCACCAAATATGGGAGTCAATGAAGAAGAAGTACCAAGGATCAAGATTTTCTCCACGACTTCATTGTCTTCAATCTTGTGACCATGGATTCTCATCTTGTTAGCCATTGACATAGCTTTTCCAATATACTCATTCACAGATTATCCATTCTTCATTTGAAGAGTTTCAAGATTTTCTCCACAAATTTATTGTCTTCAATCTTGTGACCTTGGATTCTCATCTTGTTAGCCATTGGCATAGCTTTTCCAATATACTCATTCACAGCTTCAAGCCATAAGAAGAGACTTTGAAACTCTTCAAATGAAGAATGGAGAATCTGTGAATGAGTATATGGGAAAAGCTATGTCAATGGCTAACAAGATAAGAATCCATGGTCACAAGATTGAAGACAATGAAGTCGTGGAGAAAATCTTGAGATCAATGGCTCCCAAGTTCGACTATGTGGTCTGCTCCATTGAGGAGTCAAATGACATAGAGGATATGTCAATTGATGAGCTACAAAGCTCCTTGCTAGTTCATAAGCAGAAGCTTAACCGTGGAGGCTCCCAAGAGCAAGCTTTGAAGGTTTCCACCTTCActgaatcttcaagttcaaaagGAGGAAAAGGTGGACATGGAGGAGGTCGAGGAAATCGAGATGGTGGACGGTTTGGGAATAGAGATGATAGCaaatcatcttatgtttccaagaAAGACGATGATCGTCAAGGCAAAGGCAAAAAGCAGTTTGACAAATCACAAGTTGAATGTTACAGACGTGGTAACTATGGGATTACAGAAATAAATGCTACACCAAGCTTCCCAAGGAGAATGGAGAGAAGTCAAATTTCAttgagaaaaaagaagaagaaacaccgTTGATGGCGTTTCATGTCATGGAGAATTTTGACCAGGAAACTTGGTATGTGGATATTAGTTACAGCAATCACATGAATGGGTGTAAACCATCCTTTGTTAATTTGGATGAAAGCTTTCGTACAATTGTAAGCTTTGGAGACAAGTCAATAGTGAACATGATGGGAAAAGGAGAGATTCAAATCAAGACCAGAAATGATTTCATTGAGATAATTTCAAATGTCTTTTTCAttcctaattaaaaaaaaaaaaccttttaagTGCTGGACAACTTCAAGATAAAGAGTATAGGATCTCCATATTTCAAGGAGAATGTGAAATATATGATCCAAAGAGAGGCTTCATAGCTGTGGTGAAGATGTCTCCAAACAGGTTGTTCCCGTTAAAGCTTAAGAGTGTAAACACCTGTATGGTTGCAAAGGAAAATGATGAAACATGGTTGTGGCATCATAGGTTTGATCAACTGCACTTCAATAGACTAAGAACACTATATGAAAAGAAGATGGTGATTGGTTTGCCTAAAATCACAATCCAAACTAAGGTCTGTAAGGAGTGTGTCATAGCAAAGCAGCCAAGAGAAACATTTCCAAGTGGGAAAGCAACAAGGGCTCACTTAGTTTTAGAGTTGGTTCGCTCAGACCTATGTGGAccaactaatccaagttcaaatGGAGGGAAAAGGTATTTTATCTCATTTATTGATGATTTCAGTAGAAAAACATGGGTGTATTTCTTGCATAAGAAGTCAGAAGCATGTGATGCATGCAAGAGCTTCAAGGCTCTTGTTGAAAATGAATCTAAGAAGAAAATCAAGTGCTTGTGCACTGATCGTGGATGAGAGTTCTGTTCAAAAAAATTTGAAGCTTTGTGTGATGAAAGTGGAATAAAAAGGCAGCTTACTGCAGCCTACACGCCGCAGTAAAATGGGGTCTCAGAAAGGAAAAATATAACCATACTCAACATGGTTCGAACCCTTCTAGCAAAGGGAGAAGTTCCAAAGCAGTTATGGCCTGAAGCAGTTCTTTGGGCAGTTCATGTTCTTAATAGAAGTCCCACATTTTCTGTTAAAAATATGACACCCCAAAAAGCTTGGAATGGAAGAAAGCCTTCTGTGGAGCATTTCAAGGTATTTGGGTGCAGAGCATACACACACATTCCAgatgagagaagaaagaaaatggacAACAAGAGTGAAATATGTGTGTTTCTTGGTGTTAGTGATGTGTCCAAAGCTTACAGGTTATACAATCATGAAACTGAGAAGATTATTATTAGTtaagatgtggtgtttgatgaGAATGCAAAATGAAGTTGGTCTACAAACAAAACAATCATGCAACAGATACAAGTTGATGATGTCTTTGATGGTGAAAACACCATGGCTCAAGTCTCACCTCAAATTGAAGACATACCACAACAGTTTGAAGAAGATATATATAATCTAAGGGGTGAAGGTTCGAGAAAGAAGCTAGCTTGGATGATGGATTACGATACAAGCTACACAAGCTCAGATGATGATAATGCTCATTTTGCACTGTTTGTAGACAGTGGTCCGATCACTGTTGAAGAAGCTTCAAATGAGGTGAAATGGAAAGATGCCATGAAAAGTGAAATAAGGTCTATTGAAAAGAACAATACATGGTAGCTAACAAGTTTACCTAAGGGACACAAGACTATTGGTGTCTAATGGATCTTCAAAACCAAAGTCAATGAGAAAGGAGAAATAGACAAACACAAGGCTCATTTGAGGGATACAAGCAAAAACATGGCATTGATTACAAGGAAGTGTTTGCTCCCATGGCTAAACAAGACTCAATAAGGTTGGTAATCTCACTTGCAGCTCAAAATTCATGGTTGATTTATCAATTGGACATAAAGTCAACGTTCTTGCATGGAGAACTACATGAGGAACTGTATGTTGATCAACCACAAGGATATGAAAAgaagggagaagaagaaaaagtgtATAACTTAAAGAAGGCACTTTATGGACTGAAACAAGCACCCCGTGCTTGGTACAGTCGAATTGATAATCTTTTTGGAAGGCTTGGGTTTCAGAAATGTCCCTATGATCACTCACTCTATGTCAAGAGTGAAATTGGAGGTAAAATGTTAATTCTTTGCTTATATGTCGATGATTTGATATATACTGGTAACAATGTTGAGATGATGAAAGAGTTCAAAAAGTCTATGATGGAGGAATTCGAGACGACTGATCTCGAGCTGATGAGTTATTCTTTGGGAGTTGAAGTCATTCAAAAGGCTACTGGAATTTTATTTGTTAGAAGAAATATGCACATGAAATTCTTGAGAAGTCTAAAATGACTAATTGCAAAGAGATTGGAACACCATTAGAGCCTAGACTGAAGTTATGTAAGGATATCAATGGAGTAGTAATGGACAGTTCATTCTACAAGCAACTCGTGGGAAGTCTTATGTATTTGACTTTCACATAACCTGATTTAATGTATGGTGTGAGTGTCATCAGCATGTCCATGGAAAGACCAACTGAAATGCATTTGAATGCAGCAAAACGTATTCTACGATATGTAAAGGGAACAATTGACTATGGAGTGTTCTATAATAGTCAAGGAGGTTCAGATTTTGTTGGCTTCATTGACAGTGACTATGCTGAGGACATCGATGATAGGAAGAATACTTCAGGATATCTTTTCATGATAAACTTTGGAGCAATTACATGGTCCTCAAAGAAGCAGCAAATCGTGACCCTATCCACTACTGAGGCTAAGTTTGTGGTAACTGCCTCATGTGCATGTCAAGCTATTTGGCTAAGATGGATGTTGGAAGCACTTGGTGATAAGCAAGAGGGTTCAACAATCATTTTCTGTGATAACATTTCTGCCATAAAGTTATCAAGAAAATCCTATAATGCATAGAAGAAGTAAGCACATTGATGTCCGCTTTCATTTTCTACGAAATCTGTGCAATGATAGTGTAGTTAAGCTCGAGTATTACAAGAGTGGAAATCAATTGGCTGATATACTCACAAAGTCACTCAAGCAGCCCTCTTTCGAGAAATTAAGGAAGCTACTTGGAGTGCATTCACTCAAACATCTTGAGAATGGATATGTGATGGTCGAAAAAGCTGATGAAGGTTTCGTGATGGTGTCTAAACCCTAAATTGTTTTCAGTAGAAATTAGTTTAAGGGAGGGTGTTAAGAGTTTTAGTTAAGTTTTAATTAAGTTTTAGTTAAGTTTTCAATtaaataatgcaaacaaattATGTAGAGACTTAGTCAAGCACAAGTCCTAGTTTGTAGGAGTCGTGGATGAGGATGTTCACACGATTAGGTTTGCTTCCGTTGCTTAGGGATGAGAACTCTCCACGAAATCAGCATATGATCGTGGGAGAGTTGTTGTTATTTGTTTTCAGTCTTTCCCTTTAAAACTATAGCCTTCCTTTGAAATTAATGAGAAGAACAATTCAATATTTTACGTGAGTTTTCATTCTTAAGAGCTCTGCTAGGGTTCTTGAAAGATTTCTAGGTTTATTAAAACCAACAGGGTTGTTACACGTTATGGGAGTGGAAGCATTACGCTGACCAAGATGCACAAGCACACCACATCAGTAGCTATTTTATTTGGTTGTTATGGACgaataaaatattttcttagTATGTAAGCGGATtacaataatatattatttaacaGTTATGGACActttaaatattttcttaatttgtatCCGGATTAAATATTTACTTTAAGTATTTATTTGGTTAATTTGATCTACCTTATATGGACGTTTTAAAtatcttctttaaatattttattttcttactttaataaaaaaaattacacagaTACGCTCGACGAAGGTTGTTTGTCGCAAAAAAAAGTCCTTACGCAACAAACTACCCATTTATCGCGCAATGAGCCTTTACGTGACGAACTACACATTTGTCGTGCAAAGCTTCTTTAAGCGTTGAGCACTTCGACGCCTAAATGCAATTAGGTTTATGTTTGGTATAGTCGACGCCAATTACCTTAGGCAAAAAAGGCTTCATCGCACGAAGGTTTCATGATTATAATCAGTATACCCATCCACGAGAGGCATAACTACAAGCTTCATACTTTGCAACTGCTGCCTCTCCCAATCtctctccatcttcttcatctgtGTTCATATCTATGTttccatctctctttctctttatcCCCTCTCCCTTTCACATCAATTTTGTCTATCCCCATCTTCTTTAGGAATTTTAGCTCCATCTCCATCTCCATATCCTCTCTTTATCTATCCCTCTCTATACTATAAGTGATTTGATTATGTAAATTattattgggtaaattacattttactgcCTTAGGTTTGGGGTCAATTACAGCCTcatacatctttaaaacatttcaatatcatacatttacttattatttatttcaatttcattacttattatttatttaaatttcataTATACATTAGAAAATCTGTTAAGTTAATCGTTAAGTAATGACGTGGAAAATATAGAATCTACATTTGTGTTGACGTTAAGTCCATCTCCAGATGACAGAGGCACTAATATTCTGATCCGCTTTATTCTGGCTCAAGAAAATTCATGGTCCCACTATCTTATTTCCTGATAATGTTAGTTGCTGGACATGGGATGAAGTTCTGAGTCGACATGATGTTGTTCCTCCAAATTTTTGGACATTCAGTTGTTATCTCCAGTCTAATGAGGTCGACACTTCTAAATGATCAAACCATGTTGTACAGTAGCAGTGCGTGGGATTCGTGTCCTTCATCAAGACACGTACTTCCCtttgggtgcgtttggtacgcagacgggacgggacgggacggaacgagacgggacaggacggaacaaaggtgtaatttttgaaaaagacatgggatatttttgtcttaaaatggtaaaacattgtgttccacagacgtggaacaaacccgttccagagGGGGAGGcgggacgcaaaaacacccaaaatctgttccgtggaacagcccgttccccccatttttggcgcaccaaacgcgggacggaacgcctcgtcccgttccttcccgtcccgtcccacgtaccaaacgcacccaaaGGTCGGGTCAGCTCTTGGGTACATTTTGGGATACTTAGCCAACATGTAGTCTTCCAAATCTAGCCTTGTTAACTCCAAATAGCGGTAAGTTAACAAAGGACCTTGATGGTTATTAATGTGTGAAATGAGTGAGATGGACAGTAGAATGAACACGGTGCTATTGGTTCCCCCTAAGACCATTTCCAATCTTTGgcctaaaatctaaaatttttagcccaaaaaatttaggttttaacccataagcaatttttctgctccaactctTATGGACGAAAATTTTAGCTCcatattattaaagaatgaatttaggctaattttttttcttaaagttaattttttaaaataaaaaattatgtagattgtcctaatttaattttatgaacattttaacttaaaaatatttaggTTCTAACAAATACTGAAAAATCACTAAccgacaccatgaaactcgttaaacactatgaaaaaatatgaaacaaatgaaatattttttttaattactttagccgttagatttaaatttggacaattaattttttttttactgttgaattttatcaaattagatcttaactgttggattcaatgaatttataaatataaaactaaataaaatatacatatatggtcGCCCAGCCCCACTAATACTGGGCTAAATTTGCCTTCCAtctaagttttaggttttaggctgCATTGGgttgagtttttttttgggggggggtttagcccagggttggagaAGGCCTAATAGGGTTACATCCACTAGTTTATTTGTGTATGTGTATGTTCTAATTAATTTGTCGcataattttgattatttaaatTAACTGGATTCTATTCaaacttaaaatttgattaattaaatttttatgaTGTGCATGCACCACATTATTTTGTATTTAAATATAGTATATAAATTTAATATTCCTAGCATTACTCTGgttatatatttttagtttactATTTTATCTTTACCTTTTCAATTGTCTTTTTAAGAGTGATTTTGTaaactttttaattttccatacACATGACTTAGTCATGGTGCTTGAATGTAACTTGATTTGTTCAACTCAATAGTTttagggggggggggagaaCAATTGtgtgtaagaaataaaaaaatatgcatatgttataggcataatttactgaacaattatgggcCTTAGAGAGAGGGGTGCagcaatagtagagagaaagaaagagatgtgtaattgtgaggtgtgttctattACATCCCAttgtgcatttatttatagtagtatggAAGGTTAATTCCTCACCCTGTtatgattacaactctaataagatattaactactaaagagaatattcaaagatatacctagatacactaggatttacacaatcacattcatattctaaTAGGACTACAACAGCATAAACTATTTCCCTTTATGcaaccatttttttcttttatatgcattttttaggtgtttttaagagcatcttcaaatgagatattaaattttaaacttCAAAAGTTATTTGATAGTTTAGTATTATGGTCTAATtgtattctttttcacttgtaagtgagaggtcttaagtttaattctcaccaaaagcgaatttaaaccacattatatTTGATAGCTTATATGGCACTTTGacattttgtacaattttttgcTCTACTTGATTGTTAAATAATAATATCATCCtataatttttttcatctctttatGTGGTCCAATTATGGAAATTGGAACACACAAGAACAATTAT includes:
- the LOC139198112 gene encoding secreted RxLR effector protein 161-like codes for the protein MYGVSVISMSMERPTEMHLNAAKRILRYVKGTIDYGVFYNSQGGSDFVGFIDSDYAEDIDDRKNTSGYLFMINFGAITWSSKKQQIVTLSTTEAKFVVTASCACQAIWLRWMLEALGDKQEGSTIIFCDNISAIKLSRKSYNA